In one Mucilaginibacter sp. PAMB04168 genomic region, the following are encoded:
- a CDS encoding SDR family oxidoreductase, whose amino-acid sequence MNKLDNKVAVITGAAAGMGKAIAQLFAREGAKVVISDIHFDGLQKVIKAIQKQGGNAIAVTGDVSDQQHAQELIDTAFAKYGPPDILVNNAGIMDNFVPAAEITDELWERVLAVNLTGPMRLIRKVLPIMSANKGGSIINVSSIGGLQGSRAGAAYTASKHALIGLSKNVAFQYADQGIRCNVIAPGGVNTSIGETLKSPNKFGIAKAMSGAAFNPRSGESGEIATIASFLASNDSSFVNGAVIVADGGWTAY is encoded by the coding sequence ATGAACAAGTTAGATAACAAAGTAGCGGTCATTACCGGCGCAGCAGCCGGAATGGGCAAAGCCATTGCTCAACTATTTGCCAGGGAAGGTGCAAAAGTAGTGATCTCGGATATTCACTTTGATGGTCTCCAAAAAGTAATTAAAGCGATTCAGAAACAAGGTGGCAATGCCATCGCTGTAACGGGCGATGTGTCTGACCAGCAACATGCTCAGGAACTGATCGACACCGCGTTCGCTAAGTATGGCCCGCCGGACATCCTGGTCAACAATGCAGGCATCATGGATAACTTCGTTCCGGCAGCTGAAATAACGGATGAATTATGGGAACGCGTACTTGCCGTAAACCTCACTGGTCCGATGCGGCTCATTCGCAAGGTGCTGCCCATCATGTCCGCAAACAAAGGCGGTTCAATCATCAACGTATCTTCCATCGGCGGCCTGCAGGGCTCACGTGCGGGTGCGGCTTATACAGCCTCAAAGCACGCACTGATCGGCCTTTCCAAAAATGTAGCCTTTCAATATGCCGATCAGGGTATTCGCTGTAATGTCATTGCTCCGGGCGGTGTTAATACCAGCATTGGAGAAACACTTAAATCGCCCAACAAATTTGGAATCGCCAAAGCGATGTCGGGGGCGGCTTTCAATCCCCGCAGCGGCGAATCCGGCGAGATCGCAACGATCGCCTCATTCCTGGCATCGAATGATTCCAGTTTCGTGAACGGTGCTGTGATCGTTGCAGATGGTGGCTGGACAGCCTATTAA